A region of Micromonospora chokoriensis DNA encodes the following proteins:
- a CDS encoding golvesin C-terminal-like domain-containing protein, whose product MATIPWLVDVLRGAGVQVVVEGDWLNRMRPGSFDPIGVLWHHTASTSSAGNPHPALGICINGRSDLPGPLCQALVDYNGVFHVISAGRCNHAGVSGGSGPIPSGDGNTLMIGWEIDYNGVNQEMTAAQYNASIAATAAVLTRLGRDSSYARGHRETSTTGKIDPSFIDLTVMRADVAAKMAGSGTAWSSTVDNTTAGRFTASASWGVSTYSSQRYGADYRYADPVAASDPAWYRFNVPAAGNYRVEAWWPTNSGYNSATPYIVATSSGNRTVYVDQRVTGGQWRVLGTFALPAGDANRVAVSRWSNATGLVIADAVRLTRV is encoded by the coding sequence ATGGCGACCATTCCCTGGCTCGTCGACGTGCTGCGCGGCGCCGGGGTCCAGGTCGTCGTCGAGGGCGACTGGCTCAACCGGATGCGACCCGGCTCCTTCGACCCGATCGGTGTGCTCTGGCACCACACCGCCTCCACCAGCAGCGCCGGCAACCCGCACCCGGCGCTCGGCATCTGCATCAACGGCCGGTCCGACCTGCCCGGGCCGCTCTGTCAGGCGCTCGTCGACTACAACGGTGTCTTCCACGTCATCTCCGCCGGCCGCTGCAACCACGCGGGGGTCAGCGGTGGCAGCGGGCCGATCCCGTCCGGGGACGGCAACACCCTGATGATCGGGTGGGAGATCGACTACAACGGCGTCAACCAGGAGATGACCGCCGCGCAGTACAACGCGTCGATCGCCGCCACCGCCGCCGTGCTCACCCGCCTCGGCCGCGACAGCAGCTACGCCCGCGGTCACCGGGAGACCAGCACCACCGGCAAGATCGACCCGTCCTTCATCGACCTCACCGTGATGAGGGCCGACGTCGCGGCGAAGATGGCCGGCAGCGGCACCGCGTGGTCTTCCACTGTGGACAACACCACGGCCGGCCGGTTCACCGCCAGCGCCAGCTGGGGTGTCTCGACGTACTCCAGCCAGCGGTACGGCGCCGACTACCGGTACGCCGATCCGGTCGCCGCCAGCGACCCCGCCTGGTACCGGTTCAACGTGCCGGCGGCCGGCAACTACCGGGTCGAGGCCTGGTGGCCGACGAACAGCGGCTACAACAGCGCCACCCCGTACATCGTCGCCACCAGCTCCGGCAACCGGACCGTCTACGTCGACCAGCGGGTGACCGGCGGGCAGTGGCGGGTCCTCGGCACGTTCGCGCTGCCGGCGGGTGACGCCAACCGGGTGGCGGTGAGCCGGTGGAGCAACGCCACCGGTCTGGTCATCGCCGACGCCGTACGCCTCACCCGGGTCTGA
- a CDS encoding aldo/keto reductase gives MDLTDQPAALLPGDVRMPLLGFGTWQATGQAGYDAVLAALDTGYRHIDTATVYGNEREVGRAVRESGLRRDDVFITTKLPPNRVGQERATLEASLEALGVDHLDLWLIHWPPSSPTDSIPLWRELIAARDENLTRAIGVSNYSTGQIDELIQSTEENPAVNQIEWSPALYDRQRHAEHRDRGVVLEGYSPFKTSDLSDPVLTRIAAAHDVSPAQVVLRWHIDHEIVAIPKSVTPERITANFDVFHFSLTAEEMRDIDALGDT, from the coding sequence ATGGACCTCACCGACCAGCCCGCCGCCCTGCTCCCCGGTGACGTGCGGATGCCCCTGCTCGGCTTCGGCACCTGGCAGGCCACCGGCCAGGCCGGCTACGACGCGGTGCTGGCCGCGCTCGACACCGGCTACCGGCACATCGACACCGCCACCGTGTACGGCAACGAGCGGGAGGTCGGCCGGGCGGTGCGGGAGAGCGGGCTGCGCCGGGATGACGTCTTCATCACCACGAAGCTCCCGCCGAACCGGGTGGGCCAGGAGCGCGCGACGTTGGAGGCCAGCCTGGAGGCGCTCGGCGTCGACCACCTGGACCTGTGGTTGATCCACTGGCCGCCGTCGTCACCGACGGACAGCATCCCGCTCTGGCGGGAGCTGATCGCCGCCCGGGACGAGAACCTGACCCGGGCGATCGGCGTCAGCAACTACAGCACCGGGCAGATCGACGAGTTGATCCAGTCGACCGAGGAGAACCCGGCGGTCAACCAGATCGAGTGGAGTCCGGCGCTGTACGACCGGCAGCGGCACGCCGAGCACCGGGACCGGGGGGTGGTGTTGGAGGGGTACAGCCCGTTCAAGACCAGTGACCTCAGCGACCCGGTGCTGACCAGGATCGCGGCGGCGCACGACGTCTCCCCGGCGCAGGTGGTGCTGCGCTGGCACATCGACCACGAGATCGTGGCGATCCCGAAGTCGGTGACGCCGGAGCGGATCACCGCCAACTTCGACGTGTTCCACTTCTCGCTGACGGCGGAGGAGATGCGCGACATCGACGCGCTCGGCGACACCTGA
- a CDS encoding serine hydrolase domain-containing protein, with the protein MSVARSKDPDQIGLDPARLARIDEHFGRYVDDGRLAGWQVVVTRRGEVAHSSTYGLRDRESGAPVEADTLWRIYSMTKPVTSVAAMMLWEEGRFELTDEISRWLPEFADLRVYSKGSVLKPYTVPATEPIRVCHLLTHTAGLTYGFMQTSVVDGLYRAAGYDLYPPADVDLAAACAVFGELPLLFQPGSAWGYSVATDVLGRLVEVVSGQSLDTFFADRIFGPLGMTDTRWWVDGDEADRMAALYVPEPRSGKAVRYDSLGALALRKPALLSGGGGLISSAADYHRFTQMLLRGGELDGVRLLGPRTVRFMTRNHLPGGQDLGTLSTGGFAETTLDGIGFGLGFAVVDDPVPSRVPSSVGEYYWGGVASTAFWVDPVEEITALLFTQLMPSSTYPLRSQLRQLVYAAQTD; encoded by the coding sequence GTGAGCGTGGCGCGGAGCAAGGACCCGGATCAGATCGGCCTCGACCCGGCGCGGTTGGCGCGGATCGACGAGCACTTCGGCCGGTACGTGGACGACGGCCGCCTGGCCGGCTGGCAGGTGGTGGTCACCCGCCGCGGCGAGGTGGCGCACTCCTCGACGTACGGGCTGCGGGACCGGGAGTCGGGTGCCCCGGTGGAGGCGGACACGCTCTGGCGGATCTACTCGATGACCAAGCCGGTCACCTCGGTCGCGGCGATGATGCTCTGGGAGGAGGGCCGGTTCGAGCTGACCGACGAGATCAGCCGCTGGCTGCCGGAGTTCGCCGACCTGCGGGTCTACTCGAAGGGGTCGGTGCTCAAGCCGTACACGGTGCCGGCGACCGAGCCGATCCGGGTCTGTCACCTGCTCACCCACACGGCCGGCCTGACGTACGGCTTCATGCAGACCTCGGTGGTCGACGGCCTGTACCGGGCCGCCGGTTACGACCTGTACCCGCCGGCGGACGTCGACCTGGCCGCTGCCTGCGCGGTCTTCGGCGAGCTGCCGCTGCTGTTCCAGCCCGGCTCCGCCTGGGGCTACTCGGTCGCCACCGACGTGCTCGGCCGGCTCGTCGAGGTCGTCTCCGGGCAGAGCCTCGACACGTTCTTCGCCGACCGGATCTTCGGACCGCTGGGCATGACCGACACCCGCTGGTGGGTGGACGGCGACGAGGCCGACCGGATGGCCGCCCTCTACGTGCCGGAGCCGCGCAGCGGGAAGGCCGTCCGTTACGACAGCCTCGGCGCACTCGCGTTGCGCAAGCCCGCCCTGCTGTCCGGCGGCGGCGGTCTGATCTCCAGCGCGGCCGACTACCACCGCTTCACCCAGATGCTGCTGCGCGGCGGCGAGCTGGACGGCGTCCGGCTGCTCGGGCCGCGCACGGTGCGGTTCATGACCCGCAACCACCTGCCCGGGGGTCAGGACCTGGGCACCCTGTCCACCGGCGGCTTCGCCGAGACGACCCTGGACGGGATCGGCTTCGGCCTCGGCTTCGCGGTCGTCGACGACCCGGTCCCCAGCCGGGTGCCGAGCAGCGTCGGCGAGTACTACTGGGGTGGGGTGGCCAGCACCGCCTTCTGGGTGGACCCGGTCGAGGAGATCACCGCGTTGCTGTTCACCCAGCTGATGCCGTCGAGCACCTACCCGCTGCGCTCCCAGCTGCGCCAGTTGGTCTACGCGGCCCAGACCGACTGA
- a CDS encoding adhesin translates to MLTMTDNAVLVIRDLANQQDVAEGGGVRIAADAEAGSLSVELVPEPAQGDRVVDNQGARIFLDEDAAELLGDASVDATVDDEGVIQFGFTEKQ, encoded by the coding sequence ATGCTCACCATGACCGACAATGCCGTGCTCGTCATCCGTGACCTGGCCAACCAGCAGGACGTCGCCGAGGGCGGCGGAGTGCGCATCGCCGCCGACGCCGAGGCCGGCTCGCTCTCGGTGGAGTTGGTGCCCGAGCCGGCGCAGGGCGACCGCGTGGTCGACAACCAGGGTGCCCGCATCTTCCTCGACGAGGACGCGGCCGAACTGCTCGGCGACGCCTCGGTGGACGCCACCGTCGACGACGAGGGCGTCATCCAGTTCGGCTTCACCGAGAAGCAGTAG
- a CDS encoding pentapeptide repeat-containing protein, whose amino-acid sequence MPVLTEDVTFRNEDWYGEELTDRHFVSCEFFDVDLTEAVSRGAVFTGCTFGNVRFNTSRHVDSAFTRCVFRRCNFFEAEFTGCKLVGSTFVDCDLRPLTVDGGDWSFVALPGADLRGVRLTGVRMREVDLTRANLTGATVTGVDLSGAQLLNVRLGGADLRGSDLTALDPTVVERAGAIVDVGQAVVIAQLLGFRIG is encoded by the coding sequence ATGCCGGTGCTGACCGAGGATGTGACCTTCCGCAACGAGGACTGGTACGGCGAGGAGCTGACCGACCGCCACTTCGTGAGTTGTGAGTTCTTCGACGTGGACCTGACCGAGGCGGTGAGTCGGGGAGCGGTCTTCACCGGGTGCACGTTCGGCAACGTCCGGTTCAACACGTCCCGGCATGTCGACTCGGCGTTCACCCGGTGCGTCTTCCGCCGGTGCAACTTCTTCGAGGCCGAGTTCACCGGCTGCAAACTGGTCGGCAGCACGTTCGTCGACTGCGACCTGCGCCCGTTGACTGTCGACGGCGGTGACTGGTCCTTCGTCGCGTTGCCCGGCGCCGACCTGCGGGGTGTCCGGCTGACCGGGGTGCGGATGCGGGAGGTGGACCTGACCCGGGCCAACCTGACCGGCGCCACCGTCACCGGCGTCGACCTGTCCGGCGCCCAGTTGCTCAACGTTCGGCTCGGTGGCGCCGACCTGCGGGGCAGCGACCTCACCGCGCTCGATCCGACGGTCGTCGAGCGGGCCGGCGCGATCGTCGACGTCGGGCAGGCCGTGGTCATCGCGCAGTTGCTCGGTTTTCGGATCGGCTGA
- a CDS encoding cupin domain-containing protein has protein sequence MEHFTIATVAEKSPDFRRVLWTGERTQLVIMTIPAGGEIGEEVHEGIDQILTFVSGVGEARVAGEKKKVAAGDLVVVPSGTKHNFVNTGPNPLVLYTVYGPPEHADQAVHRTKEEADAAEAAGEDEPPTE, from the coding sequence ATGGAGCATTTCACGATCGCTACCGTCGCCGAGAAGAGCCCGGATTTCCGGCGGGTGCTGTGGACCGGTGAGCGCACCCAGCTGGTCATCATGACCATCCCCGCCGGTGGTGAGATCGGCGAGGAGGTCCACGAGGGCATCGACCAGATCCTGACGTTCGTCAGCGGCGTCGGCGAGGCCCGGGTCGCCGGTGAGAAGAAGAAGGTCGCCGCGGGCGACCTGGTCGTGGTGCCGTCCGGCACCAAGCACAACTTCGTCAACACCGGTCCCAACCCGCTGGTGCTGTACACCGTCTACGGCCCGCCGGAGCACGCCGACCAGGCGGTGCACCGGACCAAGGAGGAGGCCGACGCGGCGGAGGCGGCGGGCGAGGACGAGCCGCCCACCGAGTGA
- a CDS encoding MIP/aquaporin family protein codes for MSDFRRYASEFLGTLLLVFFGVGSAVAARVQGGVVVVALTFGFVMLALVYTIGPLSGSHVNPAVTLGVLLSGKISVLGAVAYWIAQFVGATVAAFVLWALTRWGDVADQTGALGTNGYGAHINRGGAAVLEVVLTFLFVLVVLVVTSRSENPGTAGVAIGLALAATQLVGLTLTGAAVNPARAFGPAVFEGGVALRQLWVFIVFPLLGGALAALVAPLVMGAQRHYWGGHEKSVGRPT; via the coding sequence ATGAGCGATTTCCGTCGGTACGCGTCCGAGTTCCTCGGCACCCTGCTGCTCGTCTTCTTCGGAGTGGGCAGCGCCGTCGCGGCACGGGTTCAGGGCGGCGTGGTGGTGGTCGCGCTGACCTTCGGGTTCGTGATGCTCGCTCTCGTCTACACGATCGGCCCACTGTCCGGCAGTCACGTCAACCCGGCGGTGACACTCGGCGTGCTGCTCTCCGGAAAGATCTCGGTGCTCGGCGCGGTGGCGTACTGGATCGCCCAGTTCGTGGGAGCGACGGTGGCCGCCTTCGTGCTCTGGGCGCTGACCCGCTGGGGCGACGTCGCGGACCAGACCGGTGCGCTGGGCACCAACGGTTACGGCGCCCACATCAACCGGGGCGGCGCGGCGGTGCTGGAGGTCGTGCTGACCTTCCTGTTCGTCCTCGTCGTCCTGGTGGTGACCAGCCGGAGTGAGAACCCTGGCACCGCCGGCGTGGCCATCGGGTTGGCCCTCGCCGCGACCCAGCTGGTCGGTCTGACGCTGACCGGCGCGGCGGTCAACCCGGCCCGCGCGTTCGGCCCGGCGGTCTTCGAGGGTGGCGTGGCCCTGCGGCAGCTCTGGGTGTTCATCGTCTTCCCACTGCTCGGCGGGGCGCTCGCCGCCCTGGTCGCGCCGTTGGTCATGGGGGCGCAGCGGCACTACTGGGGTGGACACGAGAAGTCGGTGGGACGACCGACGTAG
- a CDS encoding beta family protein yields MVPAPGSRAAEPVYRPILACRRGELDALSHLDDTATALVAPVLEIGAVDRTTVDVLRRLPPRLRPAVDVSALPDSRAAELSRWGVPLVPVIGLAESDHRLVVHGAAARACGRRALIRLRAGQDRAGPDGSTAAAERVWRSTDLVPEECDLLVDAGDVCCPADVRAAEPRVRRLLDWARRHAWRSVTVAAGGMPPTLSRLPTDEPIRLDRWDWQLWQRLADTGVDYGDYGVHPAVSGSGDPGDRLPTVRYTDDGSWWIYRWARRGGRGDERFADLCRTLVSAPHWPSTGAAFSWGDHELLRRARRGAGAGSAANWAAWSTSHHLAYVLATLLRPDGDTAPRWNPRPGPPQRGRSLR; encoded by the coding sequence ATGGTGCCCGCCCCCGGGAGCCGGGCGGCGGAACCGGTCTACCGCCCGATCCTCGCCTGCCGGCGCGGTGAGCTGGATGCCCTCAGCCACCTCGACGACACGGCCACCGCCCTTGTCGCCCCGGTCCTGGAGATCGGCGCCGTCGACCGGACCACAGTGGACGTTCTGCGCCGACTGCCACCCCGGCTCCGGCCGGCCGTGGACGTCAGCGCCCTCCCCGACAGCCGCGCAGCGGAGCTGAGCCGCTGGGGCGTACCCCTGGTGCCGGTCATCGGCCTCGCGGAGAGCGACCACCGGTTGGTCGTGCACGGCGCGGCGGCACGGGCGTGCGGCCGGCGGGCGCTGATCCGCCTGCGGGCCGGACAGGACCGGGCCGGGCCGGACGGCAGCACCGCCGCCGCCGAACGGGTCTGGAGGTCCACCGACCTCGTTCCGGAGGAGTGCGACCTGCTGGTGGACGCCGGGGACGTGTGCTGCCCGGCGGATGTGCGGGCGGCCGAACCTCGGGTGCGCCGCCTGCTCGACTGGGCACGCCGGCACGCCTGGCGGTCGGTGACCGTGGCAGCGGGTGGGATGCCACCGACGTTGTCCCGGCTGCCCACCGACGAGCCGATCCGGTTGGACCGCTGGGACTGGCAGCTCTGGCAACGATTGGCCGACACCGGGGTCGACTACGGCGACTACGGAGTCCACCCGGCCGTGTCCGGCAGCGGTGATCCTGGTGACCGGCTACCGACGGTGCGGTACACCGACGACGGCAGCTGGTGGATCTACCGCTGGGCGCGGCGAGGTGGCCGGGGCGACGAGCGGTTCGCCGACCTGTGCCGCACGCTGGTGTCGGCGCCGCACTGGCCGAGCACCGGGGCGGCGTTCTCCTGGGGCGACCACGAACTGCTCCGCCGGGCCCGCCGGGGCGCCGGCGCCGGTTCGGCCGCCAACTGGGCGGCCTGGAGCACCTCGCACCACCTGGCGTACGTGCTCGCCACGCTGTTGCGCCCGGACGGCGACACCGCGCCGAGGTGGAATCCCCGGCCCGGTCCGCCACAGCGCGGACGTTCGCTGCGGTGA
- a CDS encoding PPOX class F420-dependent oxidoreductase, which yields MARSIARNTRVDRADLLDFLRTRHRVVLMTTRADGRPQSSPVSAGIDGQGRLVVSTYPERAKVTNIRRDPRVSACVLSDDWNGPWVQIDGTAEVLDLPEALEPLVDYFRSISGEHPDWDDYRAAMVRQGKSLIRVTIDSWGPIATGGFPARLAD from the coding sequence ATGGCGCGCAGCATCGCACGGAACACCCGGGTCGACCGGGCCGACCTGCTCGACTTCCTCCGGACGCGACACCGCGTCGTGCTGATGACCACCCGGGCCGACGGGCGACCGCAGTCCTCCCCGGTCTCCGCCGGGATCGACGGGCAGGGCCGGCTGGTCGTCTCGACCTACCCCGAGCGGGCCAAGGTGACCAACATCCGCCGGGACCCCCGGGTGTCGGCGTGCGTGCTCAGCGACGACTGGAACGGCCCCTGGGTGCAGATCGACGGCACCGCCGAGGTGCTCGACCTGCCCGAGGCGCTGGAGCCGCTGGTCGACTACTTCCGCAGCATCTCCGGCGAGCACCCGGACTGGGACGACTACCGGGCGGCGATGGTGCGCCAGGGCAAGTCGCTGATCCGGGTCACCATCGACTCGTGGGGCCCGATCGCCACCGGCGGCTTCCCCGCCCGCCTCGCCGACTGA
- a CDS encoding sulfotransferase domain-containing protein — protein MPEPAHRYRSDDEDSGRWAGFPFRDGDIVISTRSKSGTTWMQMICALLVLGTPELPAPLNVLSPWLDWLAEPRDVVFDRLAAQPHRRFIKTHTPLDGVPLDPRAHYVVVARHPLDMAVSLYHQASNLDRARLAELTGQPAPSGPARERVPVEQWLRSWVDQEVDPRAELDSLPGVMLHLTDAWARRHEPNVALVHYDDLLADLGGEMRRLADRWELPRPGPELVEAATFGRMRERADRLAPDTLGVLRDRRAFFRQGGSGQGRNMLDATAQATYEKRAATLAAPDLLTWLHH, from the coding sequence ATGCCTGAGCCCGCGCACCGATACCGCTCCGACGACGAGGACAGCGGCCGGTGGGCCGGATTCCCGTTCCGTGACGGGGACATCGTGATCAGCACCCGTTCCAAGAGCGGCACCACCTGGATGCAGATGATCTGTGCGTTGCTGGTGCTGGGCACTCCCGAGCTGCCGGCGCCGCTGAACGTGCTGTCGCCCTGGCTGGACTGGCTCGCCGAACCCCGTGACGTGGTGTTCGACAGGCTGGCCGCGCAGCCGCACCGGCGGTTCATCAAGACGCACACCCCGCTGGACGGGGTGCCTCTCGACCCCCGGGCGCACTACGTGGTGGTGGCCCGGCACCCGCTGGACATGGCGGTCTCCCTCTACCACCAGGCGAGCAACCTGGATCGGGCGCGCCTCGCGGAGCTGACCGGCCAGCCGGCCCCGTCCGGGCCGGCCCGGGAGCGCGTGCCGGTGGAGCAGTGGCTGCGCAGCTGGGTCGACCAGGAGGTCGACCCGCGCGCCGAGCTGGACTCGCTGCCCGGGGTGATGCTGCACCTGACCGACGCCTGGGCCCGTCGACACGAACCGAACGTCGCGCTGGTGCACTACGACGACCTGTTGGCCGACCTGGGCGGTGAGATGCGCCGGCTCGCCGACCGGTGGGAGCTGCCGCGCCCGGGGCCGGAGCTGGTGGAGGCGGCGACCTTCGGCCGGATGCGCGAGCGGGCCGACCGGCTCGCTCCGGACACGCTCGGTGTGCTGCGCGACCGCCGGGCCTTCTTCCGCCAGGGCGGCTCAGGCCAGGGCCGGAACATGCTGGACGCCACCGCACAGGCCACCTACGAAAAGCGCGCAGCGACGCTGGCCGCCCCCGACCTCCTCACCTGGCTACACCACTAA
- a CDS encoding glycoside hydrolase family 15 protein: MEQQPAISDYAFLSDSRSGALVGKDGSVDWWCPHRFDGTSVFGRLLDPGAGHFTLAPVGVGGPGHRMERAYLPDSLVLRTVHHTPEGSVAVTDALAAEAGARAHELGKNSPAVLIRVVHGLSGRVRMALDFAPRPEYGLLTPYLHEQSDGSVLAGAGPVVLVLRADGLDLRAGVDRVSHEFEISAGQVIGMDAAYGEAYGTPPARIKPLTALDETTQAWQAFRDTHIYKGRYPELVRHSATVLTGLTYARSGAVAAALTSSLPEQIGGDRNYDYRYSWLRDFSLTMRALWVAACPDETSRLFAWATRSIGRFGDEPVPVLFGLEGERDISEHHCDHLRGYRDSRPVRVGNDAWRQRQLDVPGEVMSAVWRLRDYLGARFDGELQEMVLGLAEQVAATWHLPDRGIWETRDEERHYVSSKVSCWLALDRAVGLADRLGDRADPHRWAAVRDEIRDTVLREGWNERIGAFTGAFGSPELDASVLAMPVARFLPATDPRMRSTIEMVERDLGTENGLLRRWTTDPAGFLLCSFWLVECLVMAGEPKRAEALFERVIGFSNDVGLFSEQIDLTTGMQLGNTPQALSHIGLINAAWRLTEPNSF; the protein is encoded by the coding sequence GTGGAGCAGCAGCCGGCGATCTCCGACTACGCATTCCTCTCGGACTCTCGATCCGGTGCCCTGGTCGGCAAGGACGGGTCGGTCGACTGGTGGTGCCCGCACCGGTTCGACGGGACGTCCGTGTTCGGGCGGCTACTCGACCCGGGCGCCGGGCACTTCACACTGGCGCCGGTGGGCGTCGGCGGACCGGGGCATCGGATGGAGCGGGCGTACCTGCCGGACTCCCTGGTGCTCCGGACGGTGCACCACACGCCGGAGGGCAGTGTGGCGGTCACCGACGCCCTCGCCGCCGAGGCCGGAGCCCGTGCGCACGAGCTGGGCAAGAACTCACCCGCCGTACTGATCCGGGTGGTGCATGGGTTGTCCGGGCGGGTGCGGATGGCGCTGGACTTCGCGCCCCGACCCGAGTACGGGCTGCTCACTCCGTACCTGCACGAGCAGTCCGACGGGAGTGTGCTGGCCGGCGCGGGCCCGGTGGTGCTGGTGTTGCGCGCCGACGGTCTGGACCTGCGGGCGGGCGTCGACCGGGTCAGCCACGAGTTCGAGATCTCCGCCGGTCAGGTGATCGGGATGGACGCGGCGTACGGTGAGGCGTACGGCACCCCGCCGGCCCGGATCAAACCGTTGACCGCTCTCGACGAGACGACGCAGGCGTGGCAGGCGTTCCGCGACACGCACATCTACAAGGGGCGGTACCCCGAACTCGTCCGGCACAGCGCGACGGTCCTGACCGGTCTCACGTACGCCCGCAGTGGCGCGGTCGCCGCGGCGCTGACCAGTTCGCTGCCCGAGCAAATCGGCGGCGACCGCAACTACGACTACCGCTACTCCTGGTTGCGGGACTTCTCGTTGACGATGCGCGCGCTCTGGGTGGCGGCATGTCCCGACGAGACGTCGCGGCTGTTCGCCTGGGCGACCCGCTCGATCGGCCGGTTCGGCGACGAACCCGTGCCGGTGCTCTTCGGGTTGGAGGGTGAGCGGGACATCTCCGAGCACCACTGCGACCACCTGCGCGGGTACCGCGACAGCAGGCCGGTCCGGGTCGGCAACGACGCCTGGCGGCAGCGGCAGCTCGACGTGCCCGGGGAGGTGATGTCGGCGGTGTGGCGGCTGCGCGACTACCTCGGGGCGAGGTTCGACGGTGAGTTGCAGGAGATGGTGCTCGGGTTGGCCGAGCAGGTGGCCGCGACCTGGCATCTGCCGGATCGGGGCATCTGGGAGACCCGGGACGAGGAGCGGCACTACGTGTCGTCCAAGGTGTCCTGCTGGTTGGCGTTGGACCGGGCGGTGGGGCTCGCCGACCGGCTCGGCGACCGGGCCGACCCGCACCGTTGGGCGGCGGTACGCGACGAGATCCGCGACACCGTGCTGCGCGAGGGGTGGAACGAGCGGATCGGGGCGTTCACCGGGGCGTTCGGGTCGCCGGAGCTGGACGCCTCGGTGCTCGCCATGCCGGTGGCGCGTTTTCTGCCGGCCACCGACCCGCGGATGCGCTCCACGATCGAGATGGTCGAGCGGGACCTGGGCACCGAGAACGGATTGCTGCGTCGGTGGACGACCGACCCGGCCGGCTTCCTGCTGTGCTCGTTCTGGCTGGTGGAGTGCCTTGTGATGGCGGGGGAGCCGAAGCGGGCCGAGGCGCTGTTCGAGCGGGTGATCGGGTTCTCCAACGACGTGGGGCTGTTCAGCGAGCAGATCGACCTGACCACCGGGATGCAGCTCGGCAACACCCCGCAGGCGCTCTCGCACATCGGGTTGATCAACGCCGCCTGGCGGTTGACCGAGCCGAACAGTTTCTGA
- a CDS encoding threonine synthase, with the protein MYLTHLDCPRCGREHPADRLQNLCGCGSPLLARYDLPAVAKAVTPERFPLRPADLWRYRELLPVGDPRHVTTLGEGWTPLLRAPAYGTEIGITDLLVKDEGLIPTGSFKARGAAVGVSRARELGVERIAMPTNGNAGSAWATYAARAGIGATIVMPLEAPGICRRECVAAGADLRLVDGLISDAGRRVAELIAESKGTIFDAGTLREPYRLEGKKTMGYEIVEQLGWQIPDVIIYPTGGGVGLIGIHKAMHELRELGWIGDKLPRLVAVQSTGCAPIVRAFAAGADRAEPWEDAHTVAFGITVPAPLADELILAALRESSGTAVAVDDADLLADLREFAGREGLLLCPEGAACLTAARHLRAGGWIRAGERVVVLNTGAGLKYPDTVDVSGVPVLS; encoded by the coding sequence GTGTACCTGACCCACCTGGACTGTCCGCGCTGCGGACGCGAGCACCCCGCCGACCGGTTGCAGAACCTCTGCGGGTGCGGCTCGCCGCTGCTGGCCCGCTACGACCTGCCGGCGGTGGCGAAGGCGGTCACCCCGGAACGCTTCCCGCTGCGCCCGGCCGACCTGTGGCGCTACCGGGAGCTGCTGCCGGTCGGCGACCCACGGCACGTCACGACGCTCGGTGAGGGCTGGACGCCGCTGCTGCGCGCTCCCGCGTACGGCACCGAGATCGGCATCACCGACCTGTTGGTGAAGGACGAGGGGTTGATCCCGACCGGCTCGTTCAAGGCACGGGGCGCCGCGGTCGGCGTGAGCCGCGCCCGTGAGCTGGGCGTCGAGCGGATCGCCATGCCCACCAACGGCAACGCCGGGTCGGCCTGGGCCACGTACGCCGCGCGGGCCGGGATCGGCGCGACCATCGTCATGCCGCTGGAGGCGCCGGGCATCTGTCGACGCGAGTGCGTCGCCGCCGGCGCGGATCTGCGCCTGGTCGACGGGCTGATCAGCGACGCCGGTCGGCGGGTGGCCGAGTTGATCGCGGAGTCGAAGGGAACGATCTTCGACGCCGGCACGCTGCGCGAGCCCTACCGGCTCGAGGGCAAGAAGACGATGGGGTACGAGATCGTCGAGCAGCTCGGCTGGCAGATCCCCGACGTGATCATCTATCCGACGGGCGGCGGTGTCGGCCTGATCGGCATCCACAAGGCCATGCACGAGCTACGCGAGCTGGGCTGGATCGGCGACAAGCTGCCCCGACTGGTGGCCGTGCAGTCGACCGGCTGCGCGCCGATCGTGCGGGCGTTCGCCGCCGGTGCGGACCGGGCGGAGCCGTGGGAGGACGCGCACACCGTGGCGTTCGGCATCACCGTGCCGGCTCCGCTGGCCGACGAGCTGATCCTGGCGGCGTTGCGGGAGTCGTCCGGCACGGCAGTTGCCGTCGACGACGCGGACCTGCTGGCCGACCTTCGGGAGTTCGCCGGCCGGGAGGGATTGCTGCTCTGCCCGGAGGGCGCGGCCTGCCTGACGGCGGCCCGGCACCTGCGCGCCGGCGGGTGGATCCGGGCCGGCGAACGGGTGGTGGTGCTCAACACCGGCGCGGGACTGAAGTATCCGGACACCGTCGACGTGTCCGGCGTACCCGTGCTGAGCTGA